The window ATATGTATCAGAATCAATAACATCATCGCTATCCCATTGCATAAAATCGTCACCAAGTTTTGCTCCTATAACAACTGCCCTGCCATTAGCAAGGTAACCTTTTAATGTATTTACATCAACATTATTAGATGAAGCTACTTTTCTATAATTTGAAATTTTATAATTCCCCGCTTCGTTTGTCCACGATGCATCAGGTCTTTGAGAACAATCACCTAAACTAGAATAAGGAACAACAGATAATGGAGCAATTCCTCTTGATATTATAATATCTAAAGCAGGTTCAAAATTTGAACCATTACAATCGGCACCTTTATCATCATTCGAAATTGCCCAAAATAAATCTTTCGGGCTATACTGCTGACTTGTTGATGTTGGCGAATAATCGTTATCCTTTGCATCAAGGAAACTTTTTAAATTATAACCAACAGCCCATGCAACACAGGTTCCATAGCTCCTCTGATTTCCTATTGGTGGAAAATATTGTTTCAAATCAACACTTGCAGGCAGGTTTTCATTAGAACCTAATGAAATGTCTGTTTCAATTCCATCCATGTCTTCATCAGTTTCCATCCATCCAAATAATGATTCCATATCACCATCTTCGCCAAGTACATCATCAAGAGCATTAAAAATTTTTTTAATGTCTTCAAGATCCTCTGAATCACAACTGTAAAATCCTGTAAATATAATACCAACAGGTATTAAAATTAATAGTAGTTTTTTTAAAATCGTTTTCATAATTAATATTTGTTTTAGTTTATAATTTATTTTATTTCTGAAATTTTTAAATTTTTAAATATAGAATATTGGGTATTATTCAGATTTATTTTTGAACTATCAGGTAAAACAGCATCTTTTGTTTCAGGAATTCCAAGTAAAAATTTTGAGTTTTCAAGGTCAAGATTATCCTGAAAATTTGTTTCGGTAAATTTTACAGGACCATAAAACAGAACATTTTTAAATTCTGCTATTAAAGAAAACTGACAATGCATAAATTCTGTTCTTCCATATAATATTGAATTATTGAATTTTGCCTTTTTTGAAAAATCCGAATGATTAAAAAGAATACCATTTTGAACAGTTATACTACCAAAATCAGTATATTCAAGGAATTTTACCGCTCCAAACTGAGCATTTCCCTTGAAAACAGCTCTTTGAAACCTTGCTTTATTAACAAAAGTTGATTTTAAGAAACTTATATTTCCTTTAACAAAAATACGCTGCCCTCGAAATTCATCTTTAAAATAACAATCGGTAAAATAATTATCTTTATTATTGAAAACCGCTC is drawn from Bacteroidales bacterium and contains these coding sequences:
- a CDS encoding pentapeptide repeat-containing protein codes for the protein MKQTKLLLIIFILIFVKTGCVADNKVHKKEIIQATEILKKINKSEQIKYVNVVVKGDLDFTSANNKVIIAKGLIRVYISSPVTFVNCKFEGKVSAYKKDENDNLNYCIFEKNLTMINCEFNDEVNFRETNFSGAVNFSSSSFDKKIIFEGAVFNNKDNYFTDCYFKDEFRGQRIFVKGNISFLKSTFVNKARFQRAVFKGNAQFGAVKFLEYTDFGSITVQNGILFNHSDFSKKAKFNNSILYGRTEFMHCQFSLIAEFKNVLFYGPVKFTETNFQDNLDLENSKFLLGIPETKDAVLPDSSKINLNNTQYSIFKNLKISEIK